GATTGATGATATGACAGTGGAAGTCGTGGCCGATGGCATTCATGTGCCTCCTACCATTCTTCGTCTGGTCTATAAGATAAAAGGAGTGGAGCGTACGTGCCTGATCACTGATGCGCTGGCTTGTGCGGCAAGTGACAGTAAGACTGCTTTTGATCCGCGTGTCATTATCGAAGACGGTGTGTGCAAACTGGCAGACCGCTCTGCATTGGCAGGAAGTGTGGCGACGATGGACCGTCTGATCCGTACGATGGTGCAGAATGCTGAAATTCCTTTGGCGGATGCTGTGAGGATGGCTTCCGAGACTCCGGCCCGTATCATGGGAGTGCTCGACCGCAAAGGTACGTTGGAACGTGGCAAGGACGCGGATATTATTGCTTTGGATAGAGATCTGAATGTAAGAGCGGTCTGGGCGATGGGACAATTGGTAGAAGGTACAAACAAGCTGTTTTAACGACTAAAAAAGAAAACGATGTTAACTCAAATAATCAACGGTAGAATACTTACTCCGCAAGGCTGGCTGAAAGACGGCTCTGTATTGATTTGTGATGGAAAAATATTAGAGGTAACCAACAGTGATCTGGCAGTTATCGGTGCAACAGTGATTGATGCGAGAGGAATGACAATCGTACCGGGATTTGTCAGTATGCATGCGCATGGTGGCGGCGGCCATGATTTTACCGAAGCAACGGAGGAGGCTTTCCGTATCGCAGCAACTGCTCATTTGAAGCATGGAGCTACCGGCATATTTCCTACTTTGTCATCTACTTCGTTTGAGAGGATATATCAGGCGGTCGATGTTTGTGAGAAGCTGATGAAGGAACCGGAGTCTCCGATTCTCGGTCTGCATATCGAAGGGCCTTATCTGAATCCGAAGATGGCAGGAAGCCAGTATGACGGTTTTCTGAAAACTCCCGATGAAAATGAATATGTGCCGCTGTTGGAACATACTTCCTGTATCAAGCGCTGGGATATCAGTCCCGAATTGCATGGGGCACATGATTTTGCAAAATACACTCGTTCCAAGGGAATTATGACAGCCGTTACTCATACGGAGGCTGAATATGATGAGATTAAGGCAGCGTATGCGGTAGGATTCTCGCATGCTGCTCATTTCTATAATGCGATGCCCGGTTTTCATAAACGTCGCGAATATAAATATGAAGGTACGGTAGAGAGTGTATATCTGACAGATGGAATGACGGTAGAAGTTATTGCAGACGGTATTCACTTGCCTGCTACTATTCTGAAACTGGTTTATAAACTGAAAGGGGTAGAGAATACTTGTCTGGTGACTGATGCGTTGGCTTATGCTGCCAATGAAGGGAACGAGCCGATTGATCCGCGTTATATTATTGAGGACGGAGTATGTAAGATGGCGGATCATTCTGCATTAGCCGGTAGTCTGGCGACTATGGATGTGTTGGTTCGTACGATGGTGAAGAAAGCAAGTATTCCTTTGGAAGATGCTGTGCGTATGGCTTCCGAAACTCCTGCCCGTCTGATTGGTGTGAGCGATCGGAAAGGGGCATTGTCTAAAGGTAAAGATGCTGATATTGTGATACTTGATAAGGAATTGAATGTACGGTGTGTCTGGTCGATGGGAAAAGTTGTTCCGGGGACTGATAGATTGCTGCATAAATGATAAGTGCTATCTGTTAAATCTGAAAATAGAAAGTCCGAACCTTTAAATTGCAAAAAGCAATTGGGATTCGGACTTTTTCAGTAAGAAAAGTAGTAATGTGAGTACTCTATATTCTATTTTATCATGAAAATAGAGTCGTTTCTATAAACTCTTTCAATTGAACCTTATTCATTGTACCGAGTTTCATTATCGGTTTGCCATTCACCGGGCAAAGCAAAAGGTTGGGAATTGTCCGAATCTTGAATGCACTTTCCAGTTCCTCTTCCTGATCGACGTCTACTTTATAAATGTCCAGTCTCCCTTTATATTCTTCTGCTAATTGGTCCAATATGGGTGATAATGCCTTGCAATAACCACACCATGGAGCATGAAAATCGACTAAACAAGGTTTATTCCCT
This sequence is a window from Bacteroides thetaiotaomicron VPI-5482. Protein-coding genes within it:
- the nagA gene encoding N-acetylglucosamine-6-phosphate deacetylase, producing the protein MLTQIINGRILTPQGWLKDGSVLICDGKILEVTNSDLAVIGATVIDARGMTIVPGFVSMHAHGGGGHDFTEATEEAFRIAATAHLKHGATGIFPTLSSTSFERIYQAVDVCEKLMKEPESPILGLHIEGPYLNPKMAGSQYDGFLKTPDENEYVPLLEHTSCIKRWDISPELHGAHDFAKYTRSKGIMTAVTHTEAEYDEIKAAYAVGFSHAAHFYNAMPGFHKRREYKYEGTVESVYLTDGMTVEVIADGIHLPATILKLVYKLKGVENTCLVTDALAYAANEGNEPIDPRYIIEDGVCKMADHSALAGSLATMDVLVRTMVKKASIPLEDAVRMASETPARLIGVSDRKGALSKGKDADIVILDKELNVRCVWSMGKVVPGTDRLLHK
- a CDS encoding thioredoxin family protein, which gives rise to MKIIDLTKESFVEKVADYQSYPDNWEYKGNKPCLVDFHAPWCGYCKALSPILDQLAEEYKGRLDIYKVDVDQEEELESAFKIRTIPNLLLCPVNGKPIMKLGTMNKVQLKEFIETTLFS